TACTTCCTGGAAATGGATTATTCCTTGTCCGACATAGACCTGATGAGGACACACCACCTCATACCATTTGCTACGGACATTTGGTTGCGAGGTGCCTACTGCCGCTGGTCAAGGTTCAATACCTTTACACACTTATCAATGGAGCTCTTTTCGAATCACTTGTTGTTCACAAGATGGAGGGGACTGATTGAGAACATGATTTCGAATGAGAAACCATGGCTCAGACTTTGTTGTCCATCATATCAGGATCAACTGTTTTACGCAAGCTGGTCTGGGGACGAAACTTGCGTCAAGATGCTGCTAGACGCAAGCGCCACGAAGGATACCACAGCGTGGAGGCTTGATAATGCCCTCTATATTGCCACCGTATTTGGCCATTTAGAGACCGTTACGCTTCTCGTTCGAGAAGGCGCTGATGTCAACGCCGAAGTAGAAAGAGATAACGTCCTTTGTGCTGCTGTCGACGCTGGCCGTACAGATATCACTGCACTTCTGATTAAGGAAGGTGCCGATGTCAACCGCCAACAAGGGGCATTGGTCAATGCTCTTGAAGTTGCCAGTAGATCCGGCCGTTTGGATATCGTGGAATTACTGATTAAGCAAGGTGCTGATGTCAACGGGCAATCAGCCACTGGTACTGCCCTTTGCGCTGCCTCCTACTCCAGCCATTTAAATATTGTTATGCATCTAGTAGAGGCAGGTGCTGATGTTAACGCTAATGGAGCATACTATGGCACTCCCATTAGCGCTGCCTCTGCCACTGGCAGTTTGGACATCATTACATATCTAGTGGAGAAGGGTGCTGATGTGAACGCTCCAACGGGAAGCTTTGAAAACGCATTACAAGCTGCTATCATTTTTCAACAAGACAGTGTAGTCAACCTCCTTCGAAATTATAAAGCCGAGCTTAGGTACGTCGACATGTCAAACCTTCACTGTCATGTTCAGCCTTATTGTTATCGAAGATTGGAGCTCATCTTTCACGGGCGGTGCAATCCTGATACTTCAAGCGCCGCTAGAAAGGTGCCACTCCATGCGATGACGCAAGGAAAACGCTTGCTTAAATTGGTTCAACTTCTAGTCGACCACCACGCTAACCCTAATATGTTAGACGCCAGTAAGATGACCAGGCTTCGTTTTGCCTCACGTCGCCGTCGCCCTATTACGAGGATTCGATATCCACTTGAACATGGAGCTGACACTCGTATCTCATACGCTTGTGGATGGGTATTTCTTTTAGAGGCTTTAAAGAAGAGGCATATTAAAGGAGCAAATATTGTTCTTGCATACAGAAATACCAAGCTAGATATTGTACAAAAGTCTTCGTAAAGCTGCTTTGGTGTGATAGAGACAGTTGACCGTGTTGTGGGATGATTGCCAATCATCTTTCCATCGTGAACAGATGCATCCTTGAATGCTGCAAGTATTGAGCAACATATCCCATATCCAATGTTACACAATGCCAGCCGCGACAAAACAAAGGTTGTCCTTCAAGCTTTACTATTAAACTTTCAGCCCGAAGATAAAGTTTAAAAGAGTAAGACGCATTAGCTGCAAGTATTTACGAGGGCTCTAGTTCTTGAACCGTCCTGAAAAATCGCTATAGCGACTATTAATTCATTACCATAGTGTCTGAGCTGCGCTCTGCCCGCGACACATGTATGTAGCCTGGTCACCTGAGTCAGTGGAAATGTTCTAGTTATAAACGTACAGTCTTTTACTGACTGTGTATAGAAACCGGTGATCTAAGTGAGTAAAATACTGGATGGGGATTTCTTGATTGAATTGCCTTGATTTGCTCTCTGGAAAACCACCGCCTTTGACCAAAAGTCACCCGCAAACACGGCATTGATAACCGATGATGAGAGTGCTATGTTTCGATTAAGCGATACAAAAGATCAAAATCCATATGTTTACGTATTAAGCCGATGGAAAGTAGCCTCACATATTTTCAATAGCACATAACGAATCTAGAACCTTTCAGTATCATGACTTCCTGCAAGCATGGTTCACCTCAGCCAACCTCCATGCTGCAGCCAGTTCGCACACTCCTCACCGAGCTCCTTCTTAGCCCTCTCCTCATACGCCTTACAATCCTCCTCTGACAAAACATCCTTCCATCGCGAGTTCGTTCCCTTGTACACAAAGTCCTTCGCACCATTCGCCCAAGCAACCTCAGCCTGAGGCGGCGCCGCAAACTCCGCATGCTCCTTCATCCAATCAAACGTAGAATGCTCAACGACATCTTTGAACTTATCCTCCGGCATGTCCGGAATCTCAAGAAACTTGGCAATTCTCTTGATTCCCCCTTCAAGATCAGCTTTGAGATCATTGAAGTGAACAAGAAGCAAGTTAGGCTGGTCACGATGCTCCCACCATCCACGAATATGACTCCAGAAAGGCCAACCAAGGGAACTTGGCATGTCGTCCTTCACAAGCTGATCGAAAATGTCTTTGGGATTCTCACTTGGTCGTTTAGGAGGTTGGCCCTCATAACCTGTGTTCTCGAAAAAGCTGTAGAAGGTATCTGTAGCGCGATACATATGATTGTGGATACTCCAAACCATATCACGGCCGTCGCGTGCGATGAAGATATACTTGACTTGGGGGTTCCAAACAAGAGCGTCAAGAGGGAGATGTGTCTTGAGGAAGCGACGGTGAGTTTGTGATTCGATTAGTCCTAGCATGGCCTCCTTGGGGACGATGCGCAGGTCGACCCATGGTGAGAGAGCGCCTGCTGGAACGGTTGGGTCGCCTTGGTGGATGAGCTGAGAGACGATTTGCTGAACCCACTATCGCGATAATTAGATACTGGCTCGGAGCAATAGAGTGACATCTTACAGTTGTGCCTGACTTGGCGTAGgtagtgatgatgatatcatcAGGCCTGAACTTGACGTCGTTCCAGATTGACGACTCCATGTGATGGTTACTCTCCTCACGGGTCTTCTGCGGCATGTTGCCGTTGGTTCCGTTTGTTGTAGCCATAGCGGTCACTCCTAGCACAGAAGATGAAACTGCTTGAGCAAACATCAAAGAGCCCCTCTTTCACATGGCGGAACCCAACCTCATTTATATCCATCACCTCAACCCATTCCAAGTTCTCGTATCCTCGTCGTATGCACGTAAGACCAAAGGATCTTCAGCCCTGTTCCCCGGTTCTCGGGACCAAAGTCTCACCCAAGAACTCCATTTACACCGGAACTCGCTGACTATCATCAGCCGACAGCCCGAACCACGGCTCAAAAGGGTAAAGATCGTCGTAAGCTTCGTCACATGGGATGGTATTGATGTCAAGCTAATGTAGAGAAAAGGGTCGTTGCAGCGCTGTCGATAACTACTTAAGTGCTGCGGAGTAGGAATTAGCCCGTTTATGGCGTCGCTTGAGAAGCGTGGTGCGAGAACAGACTCCAAATGTTCAAGTCTAGCTATAAATTGGCCAATTGTGTTTAGTGAGAGCTTCAATGGTTGCCGCACTGGGCTTGAAATATCTCCAGCATGGCTTTTCTTCGCATAAGACTTTATTTTCATGCATGATGGTTCACCAGATAATATTCTACTTGAACATATCCAACCATTTACAAGTGCTACGTGGTAGTACGGGGCTGGTAAAGGCTTACTATTGGGGGCCGCGAGAATTGTAATGGAGGATAAGCTACCTTGCCGGTTCCGATTACGTTGGCCCGTGCGGATATGCCGCTCGAGTCACCGCTCTTCAGACCTTTGAGCCTTTTGCTACGACGGTCAGCATCGTGAGGTGGGCCCAGGTAAGACTGTTCGCTGGGGCTCAGACGCCAGTGATATTACTAAGAGCTAGTGCTCACTAGCCCCCTGAACCCTGATGCACTGTTCTCAGATTCAGATCCACAGCCTGACTTGGTTTGGTATGATGTCTACTGTCCGATGAGTTTGAATCGCCGAAATACATTCGTTTCACTCAAGGAGGGAGCTATCAGTTTGACAGCAAGTAGTCGCAGGCGTTAGCAGCTGGCCTTGGACCTTGTATAGGTAATTCATGAACAAATGCTATCCCAAGTTGCCAGAATTACTCCCCGCTCGGAGGAGCTAGTGCTGATCTTACATACGGGCTTGCTGAGATCCGGCGGGTAAGGCTGAAAGAGGAGTGTCACCGATAGCCGGCATTCAAAAGCTAATTAATGTATTTCCATTATTAAACCATCGATATTTACTATAGCCATGACATCCTGTTCTGAAACCCTTCTATCCATATCTTGCAACCTCTCAGGTGGGAGAAAAAGCTACTCTAATATTTTAGAACGAATATGATACTACGAAGCCGACGGACCGAGATTATGTCAGCGAAGCACAAAACCAGGAATAGATCAAACTGGCCATGTCATCTTACTTTCCCACTAGATACCAGTACGGAAGAGGTACTAGAATGACCGCTGCGATCTAAGCCTGCGCCCGTGAGGACAGATACCAGTAGGCTTCCTGTAAGCTTTCACCGAGCTAGGTAGAGATAGGCTTAAACTGAATGTGAAGTAAAATGAACAGTGCCTTTATTATCCGCTGCCTATTCTAGGATGGATTGAACTTGAAAACAGCATTTACGGTATGCAACATTCTTGTTTACGACTAATATACGGCCGCTTTATTATATGTAGTTAGCTTTCGCTTCAACCTAGTGCTATGTTATGAATAAGCTTTTAAATACAAGATCATTAAATAATTCGTGTATTATAATAGGATAATAGTACTTGAATAAAATATCTAAACAAAACTTACATGCTTTGCTTCTGAGTCTGTCCTTACCAGCCCTGTTAATACCTTTTTCCATTCCATGGTTTGCTTTATACTACTATACTCCGGGTGTATATCCTTTAGCTCTGGTGGGAAAGCCTTCTCTAAAAACAACTGATCTTTATGCAGAGACATACTAAGAGTGCCTATGTCATCAGCGATGCCTTCTATGGTTCGTCGGTAGCCCAAGATGTTGCTGTCTACCGATCTGGCACCAAGGTTCGTCAGAGCATCATCTAGCTGCTCGAGCAGGCCAAAGCTTTCAATCGTGAAGCTGCTCCCAATAGTCTTCTTCAAAGTTTGTGTCAATTCCTTTGACTTTGCAAGACAGCCACTCAGTGCCCCTTTCACGTCATCGAGACGGCTGTTTAGCAGGACAGTGAAGCGGTATCTGACCACGTTCAAAGCACTAATCGTCCACTCTCGAACGCAAGTGTGCAAAACATGAGCTTTGTCCCAGAACTCAGCCAGGCTTGGCAGTTGTCTCTGCAGCTTTGCATCATATTCGGACTCATGCGACGTTTCCAATGCCAGAAAGGCTCCCAGCCTCTCCAAGTTGGGTGGTATATCTCGGGCTCGTCCAGAGATGAACAATGGCAGCTTTGGGCCTCGATCGACAGAGCATGTTCCCTATCTTCTGGGTCTGATCTTGCCATCGTGAATACCTTGTTTCTCCACTTTGCTATGAATTGAACCATGTTCAGTGTAAGAGGTGTGAACTGTGAGAAACGCTGCAGGTCATTGAACTTGAGAGCCTCAACAGGGCTAGACTCCTTTGTTTGACAAACTATAGCCGCAAAACATGGACTGATCAGGCGGTATTCCACGCCACCAGTAGTTTGGTATGCCAAAAATAACGAACCACACCCCTCGACTCGTATTAGATCCATAGGGCGCAGAAGACGCCCAAGCGCCCATGCGAAACTCCGAATTGCAATTTTAATATTGCCTTTCAGATGACAGAAGACTGTAACATAGTTTTGATCTACCAGTGCACTGGATGGCCCCGACTCGATTGTGACAGAGGAGGAAACTGGCGGAATATGAAACACTGTCTCGATTCTGGCTGCAAGAGATCCTGACCCAGAATTCACTGTTTTACACCGTTTACCCTTTCTGTTGCACTCAGAGTTCTCATCATGAGGCCAACCACCAATAGTACGTATCGTAAAACAATTGGTTAGCCATTGGTCTGTAGGAAGTTGTTTACAATCCAGCTCGATCTGCTGAATATGTCTGAATATATCCTCAAAGCCCTGCGGCGGCGTGTATCTATCCCACATAGGGACCCAAGACGGGATGCCATAAGATCCTTTTTGGTCCAGGACATGGTTGTTTATATACTGAATGAGATTGCAGCATTGATAATTATCCATCAGGTATGCCGCGACGCCGATGTAAACCTCGCGTACCATCAACTCGTAATCAGGACTCAAGTCTGAAGCCTCGACAGCGCTAACAAGACCTAGCAACCCAAATACTTTGTCACGTAAATCT
The window above is part of the Fusarium oxysporum f. sp. lycopersici 4287 chromosome 8, whole genome shotgun sequence genome. Proteins encoded here:
- a CDS encoding hypothetical protein (At least one base has a quality score < 10) — protein: MDQKEQSCRKHDFFVQSTNEMFLRTCLSCGFVEEFQLSQTKQRVDRWQGWLSAKTRRLSWPPGVNYSEADPETLTYVYSYRPNMQTSLENQPQIDRNPYVYCDLPKTSCIRLLELLQGYRLDTLSGRLFEVHLEQEICPPYSALSYTWADDKGDTSLSRLIFLDQKQKVLHITRNCDRALRSLRQRHKSILLWVDSICINQSSPSERSHQVGLMKTIYSKATTVHAYVGERECGGDLTGSEAMTLLEDIQGNGTSDKLSLDETSNIAILNNFFSRSYFARLWIVQELLLAQSITFHCGEISLTVNNQSISLLYEKGVKIPSWVRYAGKMQSNIEQSPMDLRDLLIATSVCQVTDLRDKVFGLLGLVSAVEASDLSPDYELMVREVYIGVAAYLMDNYQCCNLIQYINNHVLDQKGSYGIPSWVPMWDRYTPPQGFEDIFRHIQQIELDCKQLPTDQWLTNCFTIRTIGGWPHDENSECNRKGKRCKTVNSGSGSLAARIETVFHIPPVSSSVTIESGPSSALVDQNYVTVFCHLKGNIKIAIRSFAWALGRLLRPMDLIRVEGCGSLFLAYQTTGGVEYRLISPCFAAIVCQTKESSPVEALKFNDLQRFSQFTPLTLNMVQFIAKWRNKVFTMARSDPEDREHALSIEAQSCHCSSLDEPEIYHPTWRGWEPFWHWKRRMSPNMMQSCRDNCQAWLSSGTKLMFCTLAFESGRLVL